From the Leucobacter tenebrionis genome, one window contains:
- the argF gene encoding ornithine carbamoyltransferase, with amino-acid sequence MTRHFLRDDDLTPAEQRQVLDLAARLKREPYSERPLAGPQSVAVFFDKTSTRTRFSFAAGIAELGGSPIVVNPGEAQLGVKESISDTAKVLSRMVSMIVWRTYAHSGLEEMAEHATVPVINSLSDDFHPCQILADLQTIRERKGELAGLTATYVGDAANNMGHSYLLGFATAGIHIRVAGPEGYHPRADIVADAKRIAAETGGSVTILTDPVEAVRGADAVITDTWVSMGQEEEKAARIATFGAFRVSPELMGHADPDAVFLHCLPAYREYEVAPEVIDGPQSVVWDEAENRVHAQKALMAWLLAQG; translated from the coding sequence GTGACCAGACACTTCCTGCGAGACGACGACCTCACGCCCGCCGAGCAGCGACAGGTGCTCGACCTGGCGGCGCGCCTCAAGCGGGAGCCCTACTCGGAGCGCCCGCTCGCGGGCCCGCAGTCGGTGGCCGTGTTCTTCGACAAGACCTCGACGCGCACCCGTTTCAGCTTCGCCGCCGGCATCGCCGAACTGGGCGGTTCCCCCATCGTCGTCAACCCCGGCGAGGCGCAGCTGGGGGTCAAGGAATCGATCTCGGACACCGCGAAGGTGCTCTCGCGCATGGTGTCGATGATCGTGTGGCGCACCTACGCGCACTCGGGCCTCGAGGAGATGGCCGAGCACGCCACGGTGCCGGTGATCAACTCGCTCAGCGACGACTTCCACCCCTGCCAGATCCTCGCCGATCTGCAGACGATCCGCGAGCGGAAGGGCGAACTCGCCGGCCTCACCGCGACCTACGTGGGCGACGCCGCCAATAACATGGGGCACTCCTATCTGCTCGGCTTCGCGACCGCGGGGATCCACATCCGCGTCGCCGGCCCCGAGGGGTACCACCCGCGTGCGGACATCGTCGCCGACGCGAAGCGGATCGCCGCCGAGACCGGCGGCAGCGTGACGATCCTCACCGATCCCGTCGAGGCCGTGCGCGGTGCCGACGCCGTGATCACGGATACCTGGGTGTCGATGGGGCAGGAGGAGGAGAAGGCTGCGCGCATCGCGACCTTCGGCGCATTCCGGGTGAGCCCCGAGCTGATGGGTCACGCGGATCCCGACGCGGTCTTCCTGCACTGCCTGCCCGCCTACCGGGAGTACGAGGTCGCTCCCGAGGTGATCGACGGCCCGCAGAGCGTGGTGTGGGATGAGGCGGAGAACCGGGTGCACGCGCAGAAGGCCCTCATGGCCTGGCTGCTCGCGCAGGGGTAG
- a CDS encoding HAD-IIB family hydrolase: MTELPRLIAFDLDDTLAPSKSPVDPRMLAVFARLLGRTAVAVISGGNFEQFQTQLVDRLDAFEDVDEAALERLHLLPTCGTRYERREGGRWVTVYRENLSPEERDAALTALTEEAERLGLWEAEPWGEILEDRGSQVTFSALGQRAPVSAKQEWDPDGAKKSALRAAVADRLPGLEVRSGGSTSVDITRRGIDKAYGMRKLEAHTGIALDDMLFVGDRLDPDGNDYPVKALGVACHEVEGWEDTADYLERLLAC, encoded by the coding sequence ATGACCGAGCTGCCCCGCCTCATCGCATTCGACCTCGACGACACCCTGGCACCCTCGAAATCCCCGGTCGACCCGCGCATGCTCGCCGTGTTCGCGCGGTTGCTCGGTCGCACCGCCGTCGCCGTGATCTCGGGAGGCAACTTCGAGCAGTTCCAGACGCAGCTGGTCGACCGGCTCGACGCGTTCGAGGACGTCGACGAGGCCGCCCTCGAGCGCCTGCACCTGCTGCCGACCTGCGGCACCCGCTACGAACGGCGCGAGGGCGGCCGCTGGGTCACCGTCTACCGCGAGAACCTCTCCCCCGAGGAGCGCGACGCCGCGCTCACCGCGCTCACCGAGGAAGCCGAGCGGCTGGGACTGTGGGAGGCCGAGCCCTGGGGTGAGATCCTCGAGGATCGCGGATCGCAGGTCACCTTCTCCGCTCTCGGGCAGCGCGCCCCCGTCAGCGCCAAGCAGGAGTGGGACCCCGACGGAGCGAAGAAGAGCGCGCTGCGCGCGGCGGTGGCGGATCGACTGCCCGGGCTCGAGGTGCGCAGCGGCGGCTCGACCTCGGTCGACATCACGCGGCGCGGGATCGACAAGGCCTACGGCATGCGCAAGCTCGAGGCGCACACGGGGATCGCGCTCGACGACATGCTGTTCGTGGGCGACCGGCTCGATCCCGACGGCAACGACTACCCGGTGAAGGCGCTCGGCGTGGCCTGCCACGAGGTCGAGGGCTGGGAGGACACCGCCGACTACCTCGAACGCCTGCTCGCCTGCTGA
- the argH gene encoding argininosuccinate lyase: MTEANENTQTETGNRAAEAGALWGGRFASGPSPALAALSKSTQFDWVLAQYDIRGSKAHASALAAAGYLSAQELEDMHAALDELSARVADGRAVPAEDDEDVHSALERLLIEITGVQLGGKLRAGRSRNDQIATLVRLYLLDHAAVIKGMLLDLLDAIAEQAGRHPEAILPGRTHLQHAQPVLLAHQLAAHAWPIVRDLERLRDWSRRASSSPYGGGALAGSSLGLDPRLVARELGLGDPLENSIDGTAARDVVAEFAFICAQIGIDLSRLSEEIIIWNTKEFGFVRLHDGYSTGSSIMPQKKNPDIAELARGKSGRLIGNITGLLATLKGLPLAYNRDLQEDKEPVFDSVQQLEVLLPAFTGMVATMSFDTARMAELAPQGFSLATDVAEWLVKQGVIFRDAHEISGELVRYCEERGIELHEPSDDELLSVSEHLTPGVRDVLTIEGSVNSRTGAGGTARVRVDEQLARLAERIAEFRAA; the protein is encoded by the coding sequence GTGACTGAGGCGAACGAGAACACGCAGACCGAGACCGGCAATCGAGCGGCGGAGGCCGGAGCCCTCTGGGGCGGACGCTTCGCGAGCGGCCCGTCGCCCGCGCTCGCCGCGCTGAGCAAGTCGACCCAGTTCGACTGGGTGCTCGCCCAGTACGACATCCGCGGTTCGAAGGCGCACGCCTCCGCGCTCGCCGCAGCGGGGTACCTCAGCGCGCAGGAGCTCGAGGACATGCACGCCGCCCTCGACGAGCTCTCGGCGCGCGTGGCCGACGGCCGGGCCGTGCCCGCCGAGGACGACGAAGACGTGCACTCCGCACTCGAGCGCCTGCTCATCGAGATCACGGGCGTGCAGCTCGGCGGCAAGCTCCGCGCGGGCCGCAGCCGCAATGACCAGATCGCCACCCTCGTGCGCCTCTACCTGCTCGATCACGCCGCCGTCATCAAGGGCATGCTGCTCGACCTGCTCGACGCCATCGCCGAGCAGGCGGGGCGGCACCCCGAGGCGATCCTGCCCGGCCGCACGCATCTGCAGCACGCCCAGCCCGTGCTGCTCGCCCACCAGCTCGCCGCGCACGCGTGGCCGATCGTGCGCGATCTCGAGCGCCTGCGCGACTGGTCGCGGCGTGCGAGCTCCTCACCCTACGGTGGGGGAGCGCTCGCGGGATCCTCGCTCGGCCTCGATCCCCGACTCGTCGCCCGCGAGCTCGGCCTCGGCGATCCGCTCGAGAACTCCATCGACGGCACCGCGGCCCGCGACGTCGTCGCCGAGTTCGCCTTCATCTGCGCCCAGATCGGCATCGATCTCTCTCGCCTCAGCGAGGAGATCATCATCTGGAACACCAAGGAGTTCGGCTTCGTGCGCCTGCACGACGGCTACTCCACGGGCTCGAGCATCATGCCGCAGAAGAAGAACCCCGATATCGCCGAGCTGGCGCGCGGCAAGTCGGGCCGCCTCATCGGCAACATCACGGGGCTGCTCGCCACGCTCAAGGGCCTGCCGCTCGCCTACAACCGCGACCTGCAGGAGGACAAGGAGCCCGTCTTCGACTCGGTGCAGCAGCTGGAGGTGCTGCTGCCCGCGTTCACCGGCATGGTCGCGACGATGAGCTTCGACACCGCCCGCATGGCCGAGCTGGCGCCGCAGGGCTTCTCGCTCGCCACCGACGTCGCCGAGTGGCTGGTGAAGCAGGGGGTGATCTTCCGCGACGCGCACGAGATCTCGGGGGAGCTGGTGCGGTACTGCGAGGAGCGCGGGATCGAGCTGCACGAACCGAGCGATGACGAGCTGCTGAGCGTGTCCGAGCACCTGACGCCCGGCGTGCGCGACGTGCTCACGATCGAGGGATCGGTGAACTCGCGCACGGGTGCCGGTGGCACCGCTCGCGTGCGCGTCGACGAGCAGCTCGCCCGCCTGGCGGAACGGATAGCGGAGTTCCGCGCGGCGTAG
- a CDS encoding HTTM domain-containing protein — protein sequence MSKQRTRTQAAPGAERAGSAANDADRLETVRSGEGSGSGSAQAGTPVARFFSFIGSIIAAAWLSFANTIGDALAFFENWLFNGKKALYGIAVTRIVFGVTAFGLLVSNFSTRLYTFGSGSAWNGEIAEPVSDFPKIWLFSAFHAVAANDAAFTVLYILLIVLAVLFALGWRFRIVLPVFFIGWISFIEMNDMVGDQGDNMFRIAMILMFFTDAAARWSLDARRRAKQEWFAPGSSPNLIGTALHNLALIALTAQVAFVYASGALYKAQGAPWAEGRAVYDPLHTARFGTWPVLSDLITAWGPMVAIGTWGSILLQAAFLLALLSRPTRLIALFGILGFHVMIGVLMGLPWFSLTMIAIDSIFIRDRSWERLDAGVRRRWRAAMGKPVAA from the coding sequence ATGAGCAAGCAGCGTACGCGCACCCAGGCCGCACCCGGCGCCGAACGCGCGGGGTCGGCGGCGAACGACGCCGATCGCCTCGAGACCGTGAGATCGGGGGAGGGATCGGGATCCGGATCCGCTCAGGCCGGCACCCCGGTGGCGCGTTTCTTCTCGTTCATCGGCAGCATCATCGCGGCCGCCTGGCTCTCGTTCGCGAACACGATCGGCGACGCGCTCGCCTTCTTCGAGAACTGGCTGTTCAACGGCAAGAAAGCCCTCTACGGCATCGCCGTCACCCGCATCGTGTTCGGCGTCACCGCTTTCGGGCTGCTCGTCTCGAACTTCAGCACCCGCCTCTACACGTTCGGATCGGGGTCGGCCTGGAACGGCGAGATCGCCGAGCCGGTCAGCGACTTCCCGAAGATCTGGCTCTTCAGCGCGTTCCACGCGGTCGCGGCCAACGATGCGGCCTTCACGGTGCTCTACATCCTGCTCATCGTGCTGGCGGTGCTGTTCGCGCTCGGTTGGCGGTTCAGGATCGTGCTCCCCGTCTTCTTCATCGGGTGGATCAGCTTCATCGAGATGAACGACATGGTCGGCGATCAGGGCGACAACATGTTCCGCATCGCCATGATCCTCATGTTCTTCACCGATGCCGCCGCTCGCTGGTCGCTCGACGCTCGCCGCCGCGCGAAGCAGGAGTGGTTCGCCCCCGGATCCTCGCCGAATCTGATCGGCACCGCGCTGCACAACCTCGCCCTCATCGCGCTCACCGCCCAGGTCGCCTTCGTGTACGCCTCCGGCGCGCTCTACAAGGCGCAGGGCGCGCCGTGGGCCGAGGGGCGAGCGGTCTACGACCCGCTGCACACCGCCCGGTTCGGCACCTGGCCCGTGCTCAGCGACCTCATCACCGCGTGGGGACCGATGGTCGCGATCGGCACCTGGGGCTCGATCCTGCTGCAGGCCGCGTTCCTGCTCGCGCTGCTGTCGCGGCCGACCAGGCTCATCGCGCTCTTCGGCATCCTGGGGTTCCACGTGATGATCGGCGTGCTCATGGGGCTGCCCTGGTTCTCGCTGACCATGATCGCGATCGACTCGATCTTCATCCGTGATCGCAGCTGGGAGAGGCTCGACGCGGGCGTGCGGCGGAGATGGCGGGCCGCCATGGGCAAACCGGTCGCAGCGTAG
- a CDS encoding DUF5819 family protein: protein MPNTRTPEREDPVSAASRDDAGVRSEAPPAKPAPKPKVWVRLVALAAALFTAWHILASFLWIAPYSANAREIVPGGQSTLSSYMIPFFGQSWSVFAPEPINGDYHFNVRATLADGSETGWVSATDVELSMIRYNLFPPRAGIQSSEVASNYKGAYDKLYANQRTVVGGDFVVENWEVGLQAALEKQPDPQAADGANAQAGNTAEITKLLAEEHRTTAYATQVARAIWGDDVEKVQFRVSRQNIVPFAERHNPQAQRPEPTVVLPGWRAPIVEEGQNDGNFAEVFRGQFERITR from the coding sequence CCGCGGCGTCTCGGGACGATGCCGGGGTCCGCAGTGAGGCGCCCCCGGCGAAGCCCGCCCCCAAGCCCAAGGTCTGGGTACGGCTCGTCGCCCTCGCGGCCGCGTTGTTCACCGCGTGGCATATTCTGGCGTCGTTCCTGTGGATCGCGCCGTACAGCGCCAACGCCCGCGAGATCGTGCCGGGCGGGCAGAGCACCCTCAGCTCCTACATGATCCCCTTCTTCGGCCAGTCGTGGAGCGTGTTCGCGCCCGAGCCGATCAACGGCGACTATCACTTCAACGTGCGGGCGACCCTCGCCGACGGCAGCGAGACGGGCTGGGTGAGCGCTACCGATGTCGAGCTGTCGATGATCCGATACAACCTCTTCCCGCCCAGGGCCGGCATTCAGTCGAGCGAGGTCGCTTCCAACTACAAGGGCGCCTACGACAAGCTGTACGCAAACCAGCGCACGGTCGTCGGCGGGGACTTCGTCGTCGAGAACTGGGAGGTCGGCCTGCAGGCCGCTCTCGAGAAGCAGCCGGATCCGCAGGCCGCGGACGGAGCGAACGCGCAAGCCGGCAACACCGCCGAGATCACGAAGCTGCTCGCCGAGGAGCACCGCACCACGGCCTACGCCACCCAGGTGGCTCGCGCGATCTGGGGCGACGACGTCGAGAAGGTGCAGTTCAGGGTGAGCCGCCAGAACATCGTGCCGTTCGCCGAGCGTCACAACCCGCAGGCGCAGCGCCCGGAGCCGACCGTCGTGCTGCCCGGCTGGCGGGCGCCGATCGTCGAAGAGGGACAGAACGACGGCAACTTCGCCGAGGTGTTCCGCGGTCAGTTCGAGAGGATCACGCGATGA
- a CDS encoding malate:quinone oxidoreductase — MSKNTVDVVLVGGGVMSATLGTLIKQVQPDWSIEIFESRSQVATESSNAWNNAGTGHAALCELNYMPEGKDGSLSASKAIDINEQFQLSRQWWSSLVKQGVLRNPSSFINATPHMTFVRGEANVDYLRRRYELLKSEPLFSDMEFSEDPAQIAEWAPLLVDRRAKDEVFAATRSESGTDVDFGAVTRQLIDHLVTEGAGLHLEQRVSKLRRQADGTWNVHVENLSGHGRTIVNAKFVFVGAGGGALPLLQTSGIPEIKGFGGFPISGKFLKCDNPEIVKQHRAKVYGKAAVGAPPMSVPHLDTRIVDGKESLLFGPYAGFSPNFLKKGSWWDLPGSVRAHNLGPMLKVGLTEFSLEKYLLGEVLASREKQMASLREYMPTARTEDWEMITAGQRVQVMKKDPQKGGILQFGTEVITGAEGSIAGLLGASPGASTAVHAMVGVLQRCFPEQFEQRWKSAFKQQIPALGEGVNGDAAAAAATLAETAEVLGLAPAAQSGVGA, encoded by the coding sequence GTGAGTAAGAACACGGTAGACGTCGTCCTCGTCGGCGGTGGCGTAATGAGCGCCACGCTTGGCACCCTGATCAAGCAGGTCCAGCCCGACTGGTCGATCGAGATCTTCGAATCCCGCTCCCAGGTTGCGACCGAGAGCAGCAACGCCTGGAACAACGCGGGCACCGGCCACGCCGCGCTCTGCGAGCTCAACTACATGCCTGAGGGCAAGGACGGCAGTCTTTCTGCGTCCAAGGCCATCGACATCAACGAGCAGTTCCAGCTGTCGCGGCAGTGGTGGTCGTCGCTCGTCAAGCAGGGCGTGCTGCGCAATCCCTCATCGTTCATCAATGCCACCCCGCACATGACCTTCGTGCGCGGCGAGGCGAACGTCGACTACCTTCGTCGGCGCTATGAGCTGCTGAAGAGCGAGCCCCTGTTCTCCGACATGGAGTTCAGCGAGGATCCCGCGCAGATCGCCGAGTGGGCGCCCCTGCTCGTCGACCGCCGCGCCAAGGACGAGGTCTTCGCGGCCACACGCTCAGAGAGCGGTACCGATGTCGACTTCGGCGCCGTCACCCGTCAGCTCATCGACCACCTCGTGACCGAGGGTGCCGGTCTGCACCTCGAGCAGCGCGTCTCCAAGCTGCGTCGTCAGGCCGACGGCACCTGGAACGTGCACGTCGAGAACCTCTCCGGCCACGGCCGCACCATCGTCAACGCCAAGTTCGTGTTCGTGGGCGCCGGCGGCGGTGCGCTGCCCCTGCTGCAGACCTCGGGCATCCCCGAGATCAAGGGCTTCGGCGGCTTCCCGATCAGCGGCAAGTTCCTCAAGTGCGACAACCCCGAGATCGTGAAGCAGCACCGCGCCAAGGTGTACGGCAAGGCCGCGGTGGGCGCACCCCCCATGTCGGTGCCCCACCTCGACACCCGCATCGTCGACGGCAAGGAGAGCCTGCTCTTCGGCCCCTACGCCGGGTTCAGCCCCAACTTCCTGAAGAAGGGCTCGTGGTGGGACCTGCCGGGATCCGTGCGCGCCCACAACCTCGGCCCCATGCTCAAGGTCGGCCTCACCGAGTTCTCGCTCGAGAAGTACCTCCTCGGCGAGGTGCTCGCGAGCCGCGAGAAGCAGATGGCGTCGCTGCGCGAGTACATGCCCACCGCCCGCACCGAGGACTGGGAGATGATCACCGCGGGCCAGCGCGTGCAGGTCATGAAGAAGGACCCCCAGAAGGGCGGCATCCTCCAGTTCGGCACCGAGGTCATCACGGGCGCCGAGGGCTCGATCGCGGGCCTGCTCGGCGCTTCGCCCGGTGCTTCGACCGCGGTGCACGCCATGGTCGGGGTGCTGCAGCGCTGCTTCCCCGAGCAGTTCGAGCAGCGCTGGAAGAGCGCCTTCAAGCAGCAGATCCCCGCGCTCGGCGAGGGGGTCAACGGTGATGCCGCGGCGGCAGCGGCGACGCTCGCCGAGACCGCAGAGGTGCTCGGCCTCGCGCCGGCGGCGCAGTCCGGGGTCGGGGCTTAA
- the radA gene encoding DNA repair protein RadA produces the protein MAKTISAYVCTECGWQTSKWVGRCGECQQWGTVEERAAAGASLARTTRAVAPGAGREARPITELTGESVQHRQTGIGELDRVLGGGVVPGAAILFSGEPGVGKSTLLLDAAARAASSGARVLYASGEESTGQIRMRAERTGALHDTLFLAAETDLATVLGHIEAVDPALVIVDSVQTLASGEIDGSAGGPAQVREVASALIRVAKGRGTPVILVGHVTKDGSVAGPRLLEHLVDVVCHFEGDRQTSLRFLRTLKNRFGPTDEVGCFEMQDRGIAEVPDPSGLFLSRSAAPVSGTCATVAMEGRRALPVEVQALVAKSATPNPRRVTSGVDPSRVAMILAVLERRVGARLHDQDVYVSTVGGVKLVEPAADLAIALAVLSAITDRPLPHDLAAFGEISLAGEVRPVVAGGQRASEGARLGYTRVVDAAAETLQNARKQAGL, from the coding sequence ATGGCGAAAACGATCAGCGCGTACGTGTGCACCGAGTGCGGATGGCAGACCTCGAAGTGGGTCGGGCGCTGCGGGGAGTGCCAGCAGTGGGGCACTGTCGAGGAGCGCGCGGCAGCGGGGGCCTCGCTCGCCCGCACGACTCGGGCCGTGGCACCGGGGGCGGGTCGCGAGGCGCGTCCCATCACGGAGCTGACGGGGGAGTCGGTGCAGCACCGGCAGACGGGCATCGGAGAGCTGGATCGGGTGCTCGGCGGCGGCGTCGTGCCGGGGGCGGCGATCCTGTTCTCGGGCGAACCCGGCGTGGGCAAGTCGACCCTGCTGCTCGATGCCGCGGCGCGGGCCGCCTCCTCGGGCGCCCGGGTGCTGTACGCGAGCGGCGAGGAGTCGACGGGGCAGATCCGCATGCGCGCCGAGCGCACGGGGGCGCTGCACGACACCCTCTTCCTCGCGGCCGAGACCGATCTCGCGACCGTGCTCGGTCATATCGAGGCGGTCGATCCCGCGCTCGTGATCGTCGATTCGGTGCAGACGCTCGCGAGCGGCGAGATCGACGGATCCGCGGGCGGCCCCGCGCAGGTGCGGGAGGTCGCGTCGGCGCTCATCAGGGTGGCGAAGGGACGGGGCACCCCGGTGATCCTCGTCGGGCACGTCACGAAGGACGGCTCGGTGGCGGGGCCGCGCCTGCTCGAGCACCTCGTCGACGTGGTCTGCCACTTCGAGGGCGACCGGCAGACCTCGCTTCGATTCCTGCGCACGCTCAAGAACCGCTTCGGGCCGACTGACGAGGTGGGCTGCTTCGAGATGCAGGATCGCGGTATCGCCGAGGTACCCGACCCGAGCGGGCTGTTCCTCAGCCGGTCGGCGGCCCCCGTGAGCGGCACCTGCGCCACCGTGGCCATGGAGGGGCGGAGGGCGTTGCCCGTGGAGGTGCAGGCACTCGTCGCGAAGAGCGCGACTCCCAACCCGCGACGCGTGACCAGCGGCGTCGACCCCTCTCGTGTGGCGATGATCCTCGCCGTGCTCGAGCGCAGGGTCGGCGCGCGGCTGCACGACCAGGACGTGTACGTGTCGACCGTCGGCGGGGTCAAGCTCGTCGAGCCGGCCGCCGACCTCGCGATCGCGCTCGCGGTTCTCTCCGCCATCACGGACCGGCCGCTGCCGCACGATCTCGCGGCCTTCGGCGAGATCAGCCTCGCCGGCGAGGTGCGACCCGTCGTGGCAGGCGGGCAGCGTGCGAGCGAGGGAGCCCGACTCGGTTACACCCGAGTGGTCGACGCGGCCGCCGAGACGCTCCAGAACGCCCGTAAGCAGGCCGGGTTGTGA
- a CDS encoding helicase HerA-like domain-containing protein — translation MGEPLTEEQIQTVREGYPGSTEGGATMLALGALVNGEPLADVQITIPLGMLNRHGLIAGATGTGKTRTLQVLAEQVAAHGVPVFAADIKGDLSGIAVAGEPNEKLLARTAGIGQDWQPRASPTEFFTLGGMGIGVPIRTTIEKFGSVMLAKVLGLNQTQESSLGLIFYYAREQGLPLVGLDDLQALLAYLTGDEGKAEIARIGGLSRQTVGVIQRNVIAFAAEGAGAFFGEPAFDTADLLRTVVDADGTERGIVNLLEVPGVQDRPALFSTFLMFLLSELFETLPEVGDQDKPKLVFFFDEAHLLFADASKAFLQQITQTVRLIRSKGVGVFFVTQTPKDVPGDVLAQLGSRVQHALRAHTPDDAKALKATVSTYPTSGYELAEVLQSLGTGEAVVTVMGEKGAPTPVAWTRLRAPQGAMDPAPPVTVQATVLVSPLQPKYGEAVDERSAEEILEERAAEAEAARAEEEARIAAEKEAAAAAKEAEKAAAAAERKAEREAAAAARKREQEEARRERERAAAAKKAADRVGSVVTSGVRTVVNQVLRNLFKK, via the coding sequence ATGGGTGAACCACTGACCGAGGAGCAGATCCAGACGGTGCGGGAGGGCTACCCGGGCTCCACCGAGGGCGGTGCGACGATGCTCGCCCTCGGGGCGCTCGTGAACGGCGAGCCCCTTGCGGACGTGCAGATCACGATCCCGCTCGGCATGCTGAACCGGCACGGCCTCATCGCCGGGGCGACCGGTACGGGCAAGACGCGCACGCTGCAGGTGCTCGCCGAGCAGGTGGCGGCTCACGGTGTGCCGGTGTTCGCCGCGGATATCAAGGGCGACCTCTCGGGCATCGCGGTTGCGGGGGAGCCGAACGAGAAGCTCCTGGCCCGCACCGCCGGCATCGGGCAGGACTGGCAGCCCCGCGCCTCGCCGACCGAGTTCTTCACGCTCGGCGGTATGGGCATTGGCGTGCCGATCCGCACCACGATCGAGAAGTTCGGATCGGTGATGCTCGCCAAGGTGCTCGGGCTCAACCAGACGCAGGAGTCGAGCCTCGGCCTCATCTTCTACTACGCCCGCGAGCAGGGGCTGCCGCTCGTGGGCCTCGACGATCTGCAGGCGCTGCTGGCCTACCTCACGGGGGACGAGGGAAAGGCGGAGATCGCACGGATCGGCGGTCTTTCCCGGCAGACGGTCGGGGTGATCCAGCGCAACGTCATCGCGTTCGCGGCCGAGGGAGCCGGCGCCTTCTTCGGCGAGCCCGCCTTCGACACGGCCGATCTGCTGCGCACCGTCGTGGACGCCGACGGGACGGAGCGCGGGATCGTGAATCTGCTCGAGGTGCCGGGAGTGCAGGATCGGCCCGCGCTGTTCTCGACCTTCCTCATGTTCCTGCTCTCCGAGCTCTTCGAGACGCTGCCCGAGGTGGGGGATCAGGACAAGCCGAAACTCGTGTTCTTCTTCGACGAGGCGCATCTGCTCTTCGCCGACGCGTCGAAGGCGTTCCTGCAGCAGATCACGCAGACGGTGCGCCTCATCCGCTCCAAGGGAGTCGGGGTGTTCTTCGTCACTCAGACACCGAAGGACGTGCCGGGAGACGTGCTCGCTCAGCTCGGCTCGCGCGTGCAGCACGCGCTGCGGGCGCACACACCCGACGACGCGAAGGCCCTCAAGGCGACCGTCTCGACGTACCCGACGTCAGGGTACGAGCTCGCCGAGGTGCTGCAGTCGCTCGGCACGGGCGAGGCGGTCGTGACGGTGATGGGGGAGAAGGGTGCGCCGACTCCCGTGGCGTGGACGCGATTGCGCGCGCCGCAGGGAGCGATGGATCCCGCGCCGCCGGTGACCGTGCAGGCGACGGTGCTGGTGTCGCCGCTGCAGCCGAAGTACGGCGAGGCCGTGGACGAGCGGTCGGCCGAGGAGATTCTCGAGGAACGGGCGGCGGAGGCGGAGGCCGCCCGGGCCGAGGAGGAGGCCAGGATCGCGGCCGAGAAGGAGGCCGCAGCCGCAGCGAAGGAGGCCGAGAAGGCCGCCGCGGCTGCTGAGCGGAAGGCCGAGCGCGAGGCCGCCGCCGCGGCGCGGAAGCGCGAGCAGGAGGAGGCCAGGCGCGAGCGCGAGCGGGCCGCGGCTGCGAAGAAGGCCGCGGATCGGGTCGGGTCGGTGGTGACCTCGGGCGTGCGCACCGTGGTGAACCAGGTGCTGCGCAACCTCTTCAAGAAGTAG